The Streptomyces nitrosporeus genome includes a window with the following:
- a CDS encoding aspartate kinase translates to MGLVVQKYGGSSVADAEGIKRVAKRIVDAKKNGNQVVVVVSAMGDTTDELIDLAEQVSPMPAGREFDMLLTAGERISMALLAMAIKNLGHEAQSFTGSQAGVITDSVHNKARIIDVTPGRIRTSIDEGNIAIVAGFQGVSQEGKNITTLGRGGSDTTAVALAAALDAEVCEIYTDVDGVFTADPRVVPKARKIDWISFEDMLELAASGSKVLLHRCVEYARRYNIPIHVRSSFSGLRGTWVSNEPQGDQQVEHAIISGVAHDVSEAKVTVVGVPDKPGEAAAIFRAVADAEINMDMVVQNVSAASTGLTDITFTLPKTEGRKAIDALERNRDRIGFESLRYDDQIAKISLVGAGMKTNPGVTAGFFEALSNVGVNIELISTSEIRISVVTRVDDVNEAVRAVHTAFGLDSDSDEAVVYGGTGR, encoded by the coding sequence GTGGGCCTTGTCGTGCAGAAGTACGGAGGCTCCTCCGTAGCCGATGCCGAGGGCATCAAGCGCGTCGCCAAGCGGATCGTCGATGCCAAGAAGAACGGCAACCAGGTGGTTGTCGTGGTGTCCGCGATGGGCGACACGACGGACGAGTTGATCGATCTCGCCGAGCAGGTATCCCCGATGCCTGCCGGGCGTGAGTTCGACATGCTGCTGACCGCCGGAGAGCGGATCTCCATGGCCCTGCTGGCGATGGCGATCAAAAACCTGGGCCACGAGGCCCAGTCGTTCACGGGCAGCCAGGCCGGTGTCATCACCGACTCGGTCCACAACAAAGCGCGCATCATCGATGTCACGCCGGGCCGCATCAGGACCTCGATCGACGAGGGCAACATCGCCATCGTCGCCGGGTTCCAGGGTGTGAGCCAGGAGGGCAAGAACATCACCACCCTCGGCCGCGGCGGGTCGGACACGACCGCCGTCGCCCTGGCCGCCGCGCTGGACGCCGAGGTCTGCGAGATCTACACCGATGTCGACGGTGTCTTCACGGCCGACCCCCGGGTCGTCCCGAAGGCCCGGAAGATCGACTGGATCTCCTTCGAGGACATGCTGGAGCTGGCGGCGTCCGGTTCCAAGGTGCTGCTCCACCGCTGTGTGGAGTACGCACGCCGTTACAACATCCCGATCCACGTCCGCTCGTCCTTCTCCGGGCTGCGCGGCACCTGGGTCAGCAACGAGCCGCAAGGGGACCAGCAGGTGGAGCACGCCATCATCTCCGGAGTCGCCCACGACGTCTCCGAGGCCAAGGTCACGGTCGTCGGCGTGCCCGACAAGCCGGGCGAGGCCGCCGCGATCTTCCGCGCCGTAGCGGACGCCGAGATCAACATGGACATGGTGGTGCAGAACGTCTCCGCCGCGTCCACCGGCCTGACGGACATCACGTTCACGCTGCCCAAGACGGAGGGCCGCAAGGCCATCGACGCCCTGGAGCGCAACCGGGACCGCATCGGCTTCGAGTCGCTGCGCTACGACGACCAGATCGCCAAGATCTCCCTCGTCGGTGCCGGCATGAAGACCAACCCGGGTGTCACCGCGGGCTTCTTCGAGGCGCTGTCCAACGTCGGTGTGAACATCGAGCTGATCTCGACGTCCGAGATCCGTATCTCGGTGGTCACCCGCGTCGACGACGTCAACGAGGCCGTGCGTGCCGTGCACACCGCCTTCGGGCTCGACAGCGACTCCGACGAGGCCGTCGTCTACGGGGGCACCGGCCGATGA
- a CDS encoding SigE family RNA polymerase sigma factor, which yields MPVIAPMPAARSARLPSQREGAEETVAAGTTVDHLTETYRAHYRSLLGLAALLLDDTASCEDVVQEAFIRVHSARNRVREPEKTLAYLRQTVVNLSRSALRRRILGLKLLSKPMPDMASAEEGAYDQLERDALIKAMKGLQRRQREVLVLRYFSDMTEAQVAETLGISLGSVKAYGSRGIAALRVTMEAQT from the coding sequence ATGCCGGTGATCGCGCCCATGCCCGCCGCGCGTTCCGCACGCCTGCCGTCGCAGCGCGAGGGCGCTGAGGAGACGGTGGCGGCGGGAACGACGGTCGACCATCTGACCGAGACCTATCGCGCCCACTACCGCTCGCTGCTGGGGCTCGCGGCGCTGCTGCTGGACGACACCGCCTCGTGCGAGGACGTCGTCCAGGAGGCGTTCATCCGGGTGCACTCGGCCCGCAACCGGGTGCGGGAGCCGGAGAAGACCCTGGCGTACCTCCGCCAGACCGTCGTCAACCTCTCCCGGTCCGCCCTGCGCCGGCGCATCCTCGGGCTGAAGCTGCTCTCCAAGCCGATGCCGGACATGGCGAGCGCCGAGGAAGGGGCGTACGACCAGCTGGAGCGGGACGCGCTGATCAAGGCGATGAAGGGACTTCAGCGCCGCCAGCGCGAGGTTCTGGTGCTGCGTTACTTCTCGGACATGACGGAGGCCCAGGTCGCCGAGACCCTGGGCATATCGCTCGGTTCGGTGAAAGCCTACGGATCGAGGGGCATAGCGGCTCTGCGCGTCACGATGGAGGCGCAGACATGA
- a CDS encoding LamG domain-containing protein — MPKQPLTADLGTGSLPCATGDARLYVNSVPQLTARLHGPGDKQPGEADRVRGEYEAWWRGEDGVEERLAFTTSTMSDTAPFSWQLPATVPAETVVSWRVRAVNDAGASAWSSDGSGHPCEFVYDRTAPAAPVVSSSDYPADDVWREGVGRRGTFRFQASDDDVVAFVYDVSAKGAPRTVATGPDGAADIRWMPEEKGVHVLHVQTQDRAGNRSAPVNYYIRVSEGAGPVARWQLADATGSRSAAAQAGPAARAGAGVAFGAPAPAGTPLTSTAMLDGSGHGFLTPGVPAVDTTRDFSVGGWVRPARVDGTRTVLSQDADGAPAFTMGLRQAGAGPVWSFAVGEERVVGGLPASGEWAHVLGRYDAETGTARLYVNGRAVGEETEASPAEVQGDFQIGRARGTLGYRDRWQGEIGDVRVYDRVVVAGEVAELSRRKARQLAHWGLETAPNGLSPETGGGEALRLGAGASLFSMADGPCDVFDPDCVQDYPLEVVGEGHLRLDGVTGHAATEAPVVDTTDSFTVSARVRLSDNEPAAPMTAISQGGTHGDAFKIRFDPATSSWDVVMSHADEPGARETVLSQIERPDGDVGSGHRLTVVYDAAADEVSFYLDGMKLYDGTAAFDSAWESTGGLQIGRGRTVDGWGEYLHGAVDSVYVFAGALTEQEITQLM, encoded by the coding sequence GTGCCGAAACAGCCGCTGACGGCGGATCTGGGCACGGGCAGCCTGCCGTGCGCGACGGGTGACGCGCGCCTGTACGTGAATTCCGTCCCCCAGCTCACGGCCCGGCTCCACGGTCCCGGGGACAAGCAGCCGGGCGAGGCCGACCGGGTGCGGGGAGAGTACGAGGCGTGGTGGCGGGGGGAGGACGGCGTGGAGGAGCGCCTGGCCTTCACCACCAGCACGATGTCGGACACCGCGCCGTTCTCCTGGCAGTTGCCGGCCACCGTTCCCGCGGAGACCGTCGTGTCGTGGAGGGTCCGTGCCGTGAACGACGCCGGTGCGTCCGCCTGGAGCAGTGACGGCAGTGGTCACCCCTGCGAGTTCGTGTACGACCGCACCGCGCCCGCGGCCCCCGTCGTCAGCTCGTCCGACTACCCCGCCGACGACGTCTGGCGCGAGGGGGTCGGCCGACGGGGGACCTTCCGCTTCCAGGCGTCCGACGACGACGTCGTCGCCTTCGTGTACGACGTCTCGGCCAAGGGAGCGCCCCGGACGGTGGCGACCGGGCCGGACGGGGCGGCCGACATCCGGTGGATGCCCGAGGAGAAGGGCGTCCACGTGCTCCACGTGCAGACGCAGGACCGCGCGGGCAATCGCAGCGCGCCCGTGAACTACTACATCCGGGTCTCGGAGGGTGCGGGGCCGGTGGCGCGGTGGCAGCTCGCCGACGCGACGGGCTCCCGCAGCGCGGCTGCACAGGCCGGCCCGGCGGCTCGGGCCGGTGCCGGGGTCGCCTTCGGCGCTCCCGCGCCCGCGGGAACCCCGCTCACCTCCACCGCGATGCTCGACGGATCGGGGCACGGCTTCCTGACGCCGGGCGTACCGGCCGTGGACACCACACGGGACTTCTCCGTCGGCGGCTGGGTACGGCCGGCGCGGGTGGACGGCACCCGGACGGTCCTCTCGCAGGACGCGGACGGCGCTCCCGCCTTCACCATGGGCCTCCGTCAGGCCGGGGCAGGCCCCGTGTGGTCGTTCGCGGTCGGCGAGGAGCGGGTGGTGGGCGGCCTCCCGGCGAGCGGCGAGTGGGCTCATGTGCTCGGGCGGTACGACGCGGAGACCGGCACCGCCCGGCTGTACGTGAACGGCCGCGCGGTGGGTGAGGAGACCGAGGCGTCCCCCGCCGAGGTCCAGGGTGACTTCCAGATCGGCCGGGCGCGCGGCACGCTCGGGTACCGCGACCGCTGGCAGGGAGAGATCGGCGACGTGCGGGTGTACGACCGGGTCGTGGTCGCGGGCGAAGTGGCGGAGCTGTCCCGGCGTAAGGCCCGGCAGCTTGCCCACTGGGGTCTGGAGACGGCCCCGAACGGGCTGAGCCCCGAGACGGGCGGTGGCGAAGCCCTGCGGCTGGGTGCCGGAGCCTCCCTCTTCAGCATGGCCGACGGCCCGTGTGACGTGTTCGACCCGGACTGCGTCCAGGACTATCCGCTGGAGGTGGTCGGTGAGGGGCACCTCCGGCTGGACGGTGTGACGGGACACGCCGCCACCGAGGCGCCCGTCGTCGACACCACGGACAGCTTCACGGTCAGCGCCCGCGTCAGGCTGTCGGACAACGAACCGGCGGCTCCCATGACCGCCATCTCCCAGGGCGGCACCCACGGCGACGCCTTCAAGATCCGTTTCGACCCCGCGACCTCCAGCTGGGACGTGGTGATGTCGCACGCCGACGAGCCGGGGGCCCGGGAGACGGTGCTCAGCCAGATCGAACGGCCCGACGGCGATGTCGGCTCCGGGCACCGGCTGACCGTCGTGTACGACGCCGCCGCGGACGAGGTGTCCTTCTATCTGGACGGGATGAAGCTCTACGACGGCACGGCCGCCTTCGACTCCGCCTGGGAGAGCACCGGCGGCCTCCAGATCGGCCGTGGCCGCACCGTAGACGGCTGGGGCGAGTACCTCCACGGCGCGGTGGACAGCGTGTACGTGTTTGCCGGCGCGCTGACCGAGCAGGAGATCACCCAGCTGATGTGA
- a CDS encoding aspartate-semialdehyde dehydrogenase has product MTSRRPSLAVVGATGAIGGVMLQILSQHADVWGEVRLIASPRAAGRKLAVRGEETEVLPLDEAVFDGVDVALFLVPEDVSARWGPVAAGRGAVVVDGSAAFRRDDDVPLVVPEVNPHAARLRPRGIIASPNCTTLSLIVAVGALHAEFGLRELIVSSYQAVSGAGREGVAALREQLSLVAGTELGTGPGDVRRAVGDGDTGPFAAPVALNVVPWAGTDAGDGWSSEELAIRDECRKILGLPGLKVSATCVYVPVVATHSMSVHARFENEVAVDRAHEILATAPGVVLFDSPAAGDFPTPSDVVGTDPTWVGRVRQSMDDPCAVEMFICGDNLRKGAALNVAQIAESVAVEFPRD; this is encoded by the coding sequence ATGACGTCACGCCGCCCTTCGCTCGCGGTCGTCGGTGCGACCGGGGCGATCGGCGGCGTCATGCTCCAGATCCTGTCGCAGCACGCCGACGTCTGGGGCGAGGTGCGTCTGATCGCCTCCCCGCGTGCGGCCGGCCGCAAGCTGGCCGTACGCGGCGAGGAGACCGAGGTGCTCCCGCTCGACGAGGCCGTCTTCGACGGGGTGGACGTGGCCCTGTTCCTGGTGCCGGAGGACGTGTCCGCCCGTTGGGGCCCGGTGGCGGCCGGCCGGGGCGCCGTGGTCGTGGACGGCTCGGCGGCCTTCCGGCGGGACGACGACGTGCCCCTGGTCGTCCCGGAGGTCAATCCGCATGCCGCGCGGCTCAGACCGCGCGGCATCATCGCCTCGCCGAACTGCACGACCCTGTCGCTGATCGTCGCGGTCGGCGCCCTGCACGCGGAGTTCGGGCTGCGGGAACTGATCGTCTCCTCCTACCAGGCGGTGAGCGGGGCCGGCCGCGAAGGCGTCGCAGCCCTGCGCGAACAGCTGTCCCTGGTGGCGGGCACGGAACTGGGCACCGGGCCCGGGGACGTACGGCGGGCGGTCGGTGACGGGGACACCGGCCCCTTCGCCGCACCGGTGGCGCTGAACGTCGTCCCCTGGGCGGGCACGGACGCCGGTGACGGCTGGTCCTCCGAGGAACTGGCGATCCGCGACGAGTGCCGCAAGATCCTCGGTCTTCCCGGCCTGAAGGTCTCGGCGACCTGTGTGTACGTCCCCGTCGTGGCGACCCACTCGATGTCGGTGCACGCCCGCTTCGAGAACGAGGTGGCCGTGGACCGCGCGCACGAGATCCTCGCGACCGCGCCCGGTGTGGTGCTCTTCGACTCCCCGGCCGCCGGTGACTTCCCCACCCCCTCCGACGTCGTGGGCACCGACCCGACCTGGGTGGGCCGGGTACGGCAGTCGATGGACGATCCGTGTGCCGTCGAGATGTTCATCTGCGGAGATAATCTCCGAAAAGGGGCAGCTCTCAATGTGGCGCAGATTGCCGAATCCGTAGCGGTCGAATTCCCGCGGGATTGA